The Oryctolagus cuniculus chromosome 5, mOryCun1.1, whole genome shotgun sequence genome includes a region encoding these proteins:
- the FHL5 gene encoding four and a half LIM domains protein 5 isoform X3, with protein MDLTKMMATQFDCQYCTTSLLGKKYVLKDDNPYCVSCYDRIFSNYCEKCKDPIESDSKDLCYKGRHWHEGCFKCSKCNYSLVEKPFAAKDERLLCTECYSNECSSKCFHCKRTIMPGSRKMEFKGNYWHETCFVCEHCRQPIGTKPLISKESGNYCVPCFEKEFAQYCNFCKKVITSGGITFRDQLWHRECFLCSGCRKELCEEEFMSRDDYPFCLDCYTHLYAKRCAACTKPITGLRGAKFICFQDRQWHSECFNCGKCSTSLVGEGFLTQNMEIFCRKCGSGVDTDI; from the exons GATCTAACCAAAATGATGGCTACTCAGTTTGATTGTCAATATTGTACAACCTCactcctgggaaagaagtatGTCCTAAAGGATGATAATCCATACTGTGTCTCCTGTTATGATCGTATCTTCTCCAACTATTGTGAGAAGTGCAAAGATCCAATTGAATCAGATTCCAAG GATCTTTGTTACAAAGGCCGGCACTGGCATGAAGGATGCTTCAAGTGCTCCAAATGCAATTACTCATTGGTGGAAAAGCCTTTTGCTGCCAAGGATGAGCGCCTGCTATGCACAGAGTGCTATTCTAACGAGTGCTCCTCTAAGTGCTTCCATTGCAAGAGGACCATCATGCCTG GTTCCCGCAAAATGGAATTTAAGGGAAACTACTGGCATGAAACCTGCTTTGTGTGTGAGCATTGCAGACAACCAATAGGAACAAAGCCTTTGATCTCCAAAGAGAGTGGAAATTACTGTGTGCCCTGTTTTGAGAAGGAGTTTGCTCAGTATTGCAACTTTTGTAAGAAG GTGATAACTTCGGGTGGGATAACTTTTCGTGACcaactgtggcatagagagtgtTTTCTGTGTAGTGGCTGCCGGAAAGAGCTCTGTGAAGAAGAGTTTATGTCTAGAGATGATTATCCGTTCTGCTTGGACTGCTACACTCATCTTTATGCCAAAAGATGTGCTGCCTGCACCAAACCCATTACTG GTCTCAGAGGTGCCAAGTTCATCTGCTTTCAAGACCGCCAGTGGCATAGTGAATGTTTCAACTGTGGAAAGTGTTCCACTTCCTTGGTGGGTGAAGGCTTCCTGACCCAGAACATGGAAATCTTCTGTCGCAAATGTGGCTCTGGGGTGGACACTGACATCTAG
- the FHL5 gene encoding four and a half LIM domains protein 5 isoform X2, giving the protein MMATQFDCQYCTTSLLGKKYVLKDDNPYCVSCYDRIFSNYCEKCKDPIESDSKDLCYKGRHWHEGCFKCSKCNYSLVEKPFAAKDERLLCTECYSNECSSKCFHCKRTIMPGSRKMEFKGNYWHETCFVCEHCRQPIGTKPLISKESGNYCVPCFEKEFAQYCNFCKKVITSGGITFRDQLWHRECFLCSGCRKELCEEEFMSRDDYPFCLDCYTHLYAKRCAACTKPITGLRGAKFICFQDRQWHSECFNCGKCSTSLVGEGFLTQNMEIFCRKCGSGVDTDI; this is encoded by the exons ATGATGGCTACTCAGTTTGATTGTCAATATTGTACAACCTCactcctgggaaagaagtatGTCCTAAAGGATGATAATCCATACTGTGTCTCCTGTTATGATCGTATCTTCTCCAACTATTGTGAGAAGTGCAAAGATCCAATTGAATCAGATTCCAAG GATCTTTGTTACAAAGGCCGGCACTGGCATGAAGGATGCTTCAAGTGCTCCAAATGCAATTACTCATTGGTGGAAAAGCCTTTTGCTGCCAAGGATGAGCGCCTGCTATGCACAGAGTGCTATTCTAACGAGTGCTCCTCTAAGTGCTTCCATTGCAAGAGGACCATCATGCCTG GTTCCCGCAAAATGGAATTTAAGGGAAACTACTGGCATGAAACCTGCTTTGTGTGTGAGCATTGCAGACAACCAATAGGAACAAAGCCTTTGATCTCCAAAGAGAGTGGAAATTACTGTGTGCCCTGTTTTGAGAAGGAGTTTGCTCAGTATTGCAACTTTTGTAAGAAG GTGATAACTTCGGGTGGGATAACTTTTCGTGACcaactgtggcatagagagtgtTTTCTGTGTAGTGGCTGCCGGAAAGAGCTCTGTGAAGAAGAGTTTATGTCTAGAGATGATTATCCGTTCTGCTTGGACTGCTACACTCATCTTTATGCCAAAAGATGTGCTGCCTGCACCAAACCCATTACTG GTCTCAGAGGTGCCAAGTTCATCTGCTTTCAAGACCGCCAGTGGCATAGTGAATGTTTCAACTGTGGAAAGTGTTCCACTTCCTTGGTGGGTGAAGGCTTCCTGACCCAGAACATGGAAATCTTCTGTCGCAAATGTGGCTCTGGGGTGGACACTGACATCTAG
- the FHL5 gene encoding four and a half LIM domains protein 5 isoform X1: protein MGNWNSPAALPEGMLAQLYWHSHPHLLSSKKTNAWVLASDLTKMMATQFDCQYCTTSLLGKKYVLKDDNPYCVSCYDRIFSNYCEKCKDPIESDSKDLCYKGRHWHEGCFKCSKCNYSLVEKPFAAKDERLLCTECYSNECSSKCFHCKRTIMPGSRKMEFKGNYWHETCFVCEHCRQPIGTKPLISKESGNYCVPCFEKEFAQYCNFCKKVITSGGITFRDQLWHRECFLCSGCRKELCEEEFMSRDDYPFCLDCYTHLYAKRCAACTKPITGLRGAKFICFQDRQWHSECFNCGKCSTSLVGEGFLTQNMEIFCRKCGSGVDTDI, encoded by the exons aggggatgCTTGCTCAGCTCTATTGGCATAGTCACCCTCACCTCCTTTCCTCCAAgaagaccaatgcctgggtgctagcctca GATCTAACCAAAATGATGGCTACTCAGTTTGATTGTCAATATTGTACAACCTCactcctgggaaagaagtatGTCCTAAAGGATGATAATCCATACTGTGTCTCCTGTTATGATCGTATCTTCTCCAACTATTGTGAGAAGTGCAAAGATCCAATTGAATCAGATTCCAAG GATCTTTGTTACAAAGGCCGGCACTGGCATGAAGGATGCTTCAAGTGCTCCAAATGCAATTACTCATTGGTGGAAAAGCCTTTTGCTGCCAAGGATGAGCGCCTGCTATGCACAGAGTGCTATTCTAACGAGTGCTCCTCTAAGTGCTTCCATTGCAAGAGGACCATCATGCCTG GTTCCCGCAAAATGGAATTTAAGGGAAACTACTGGCATGAAACCTGCTTTGTGTGTGAGCATTGCAGACAACCAATAGGAACAAAGCCTTTGATCTCCAAAGAGAGTGGAAATTACTGTGTGCCCTGTTTTGAGAAGGAGTTTGCTCAGTATTGCAACTTTTGTAAGAAG GTGATAACTTCGGGTGGGATAACTTTTCGTGACcaactgtggcatagagagtgtTTTCTGTGTAGTGGCTGCCGGAAAGAGCTCTGTGAAGAAGAGTTTATGTCTAGAGATGATTATCCGTTCTGCTTGGACTGCTACACTCATCTTTATGCCAAAAGATGTGCTGCCTGCACCAAACCCATTACTG GTCTCAGAGGTGCCAAGTTCATCTGCTTTCAAGACCGCCAGTGGCATAGTGAATGTTTCAACTGTGGAAAGTGTTCCACTTCCTTGGTGGGTGAAGGCTTCCTGACCCAGAACATGGAAATCTTCTGTCGCAAATGTGGCTCTGGGGTGGACACTGACATCTAG